The following coding sequences lie in one Caproicibacterium argilliputei genomic window:
- a CDS encoding HlyD family efflux transporter periplasmic adaptor subunit: protein MNSLRLKRLASGTAAALILVFVGYQIYHAHFVRQKTEIALYKTAEQSITATGYAIRQESLVTNHNGGVLQYDVADGGKVDKGGTVAHAYKSVEDAGILQKKERLTEELTALQELASQGSYVDANADNLDSLLDDQLLDTLKDAQDGDADISTSRLKLLSLLNQKQLAAGQVKNFSARISTLQKQISALSSSGNGEELGEVQAGASGYFSSHTDGYESTFSYTNVKELFPADLTKTMKPAAVSQNTVGRICSQFNWYFACVVDAGDAAKLEPETSVELTFPSASSASVTATVVRINQKTKTSSAAVIFECNTMNGALINLRHETAKITIHSYRGIQISQQAVHFRQVKQKVKQNGQEVEQTKTVEGVYVMYGIEMKFKQIVPLYSDGTYIYCDPDPDPSLLVTSESVQLYDEVIVEGKGLSDGKIIE from the coding sequence ATGAACAGTCTGCGGCTGAAAAGGCTTGCTTCGGGAACAGCGGCCGCGCTGATTCTCGTGTTTGTCGGATACCAAATCTATCACGCACACTTTGTACGTCAGAAAACCGAAATTGCGCTGTACAAAACAGCGGAACAGTCCATCACGGCGACCGGCTATGCGATTCGCCAGGAAAGCTTGGTGACGAACCACAACGGCGGTGTACTGCAGTATGACGTTGCGGATGGCGGCAAGGTGGACAAGGGAGGCACCGTGGCGCACGCTTATAAAAGCGTGGAGGATGCAGGCATTCTGCAGAAAAAAGAACGCCTGACCGAAGAATTGACCGCTCTGCAGGAACTTGCGAGTCAGGGCTCCTACGTTGATGCCAATGCGGACAATCTGGATTCCCTGCTGGACGACCAGTTGCTGGACACGCTCAAGGATGCGCAGGACGGCGACGCGGACATTTCCACTTCCCGTTTAAAGCTGCTTTCCCTGCTGAATCAGAAACAGTTGGCTGCCGGTCAGGTTAAAAATTTTTCTGCGCGCATCAGCACGCTGCAAAAGCAAATTTCCGCGCTTTCCTCCAGTGGAAACGGGGAGGAACTCGGCGAGGTTCAGGCGGGCGCTTCCGGCTACTTTTCCAGCCATACGGACGGTTACGAATCCACCTTTTCCTATACCAATGTCAAAGAGCTTTTTCCGGCTGACCTGACAAAAACGATGAAACCCGCGGCAGTTTCACAAAATACAGTCGGCAGAATCTGCTCCCAGTTCAACTGGTACTTTGCCTGTGTGGTGGACGCGGGGGATGCCGCTAAGCTGGAGCCGGAAACGAGTGTAGAGCTGACGTTTCCCTCCGCAAGCTCTGCTTCGGTAACGGCAACGGTGGTGCGCATCAATCAGAAGACGAAAACTTCCAGCGCAGCGGTCATTTTCGAGTGCAATACCATGAACGGGGCGCTGATCAATCTGCGCCACGAGACAGCAAAGATCACCATTCATTCTTACCGCGGCATTCAAATCAGCCAGCAGGCGGTGCATTTTCGGCAGGTAAAGCAGAAGGTGAAGCAGAACGGTCAGGAAGTGGAACAAACCAAAACAGTAGAGGGCGTTTATGTTATGTACGGCATTGAGATGAAGTTTAAGCAGATTGTGCCGCTGTACAGTGACGGTACGTACATTTACTGTGACCCCGATCCGGATCCGAGCCTGCTTGTGACCAGCGAAAGCGTACAGCTTTATGATGAAGTCATTGTAGAAGGGAAGGGACTTTCTGATGGAAAAATCATTGAGTGA
- the miaA gene encoding tRNA (adenosine(37)-N6)-dimethylallyltransferase MiaA, with product MKKIPVVVVAGPTASGKTHLAVSLCRALAGEVISADSMQIYRGMPIATAQPTPTEMQGVPHHLLNFQPLDRPFSVADYVPLAAQAIAQIHARGKLPVLAGGTGLYIRSLLQGIAFAPQNANPQVRAELEETLRREGVQPLYRELLRVDPQAAAVIHPHNEKRVVRALEICRTTGQTMAENAAASRQGESPYSACFLCLSFRDRQKLYDRINRRVERMLADGLDAEARQVLAECGPTAMQAIGCKELLPYFRGACSLPQAVESIKRETRRYAKRQLTWFRRESDARWLWVEDYPDTAALEGEALQIVTAFLKGTCL from the coding sequence ATGAAGAAAATTCCCGTTGTTGTGGTGGCGGGGCCGACCGCGTCCGGAAAAACACACTTGGCGGTTTCCTTGTGCAGGGCACTGGCAGGCGAGGTGATTTCCGCGGATTCCATGCAGATTTATCGGGGGATGCCGATTGCAACCGCGCAGCCCACACCTACGGAAATGCAGGGGGTGCCGCATCACCTGCTGAATTTTCAGCCGCTGGACAGGCCATTTAGCGTTGCGGACTATGTGCCGCTTGCGGCGCAGGCGATTGCGCAGATTCACGCACGCGGAAAGCTGCCGGTTCTGGCGGGCGGCACAGGGCTGTATATCCGCAGCCTGCTGCAGGGAATTGCCTTTGCCCCGCAAAATGCGAACCCGCAGGTTCGGGCGGAGTTAGAGGAAACGCTTCGCCGCGAAGGGGTGCAGCCGCTTTACAGGGAACTTCTGCGCGTTGATCCGCAGGCAGCGGCCGTTATTCATCCCCACAATGAGAAACGGGTGGTGCGTGCTTTGGAAATCTGCCGGACAACCGGGCAGACCATGGCGGAAAACGCGGCGGCTTCCCGGCAGGGGGAAAGCCCCTACAGCGCTTGTTTCCTCTGCCTTTCCTTCCGCGACCGGCAGAAGCTTTACGACCGCATCAACCGGCGTGTGGAGCGGATGCTGGCGGACGGATTGGATGCGGAGGCGCGGCAGGTGCTCGCGGAATGCGGCCCCACTGCCATGCAGGCAATCGGCTGCAAGGAACTGCTGCCGTACTTTCGCGGTGCGTGTTCGCTGCCACAGGCGGTGGAGTCCATCAAGCGCGAAACACGGCGCTATGCCAAGCGGCAGCTGACCTGGTTTCGCCGCGAAAGCGATGCGCGCTGGCTTTGGGTGGAGGATTACCCGGACACGGCGGCACTGGAAGGCGAAGCCCTGCAAATTGTCACTGCTTTTTTGAAAGGAACCTGTCTATGA
- the mutL gene encoding DNA mismatch repair endonuclease MutL produces MPKINVLDKHVAELIAAGEVVERPASVIKELTENTIDAGATAVTVEIKHGGITFMRVTDNGCGIAREDVPLAFLRHATSKVRSQADLAHIGTLGFRGEALASIAAVSHIELLTRTEKELAGTRYLISGGEEETCEDAGCAQGTTLVMRDLFYNTPARMKFLKKDVTEGNAIAAVVDHAALSHPEVSFRFLRDGKEVLHTPGDGKLKNAVFAVFGREFTQGLIPVSYELNGVKVWGFISKPVASRPNRSMQNFFLNGRYVKSKTAMVSMEQAFKGSLMVGRFPACVLHLQVDFSAVDVNVHPSKMEIRFMNEKPVFEAVYHGVKTALQQEDAPSALHLAAPAAKPAVLRTPAAAVEQLPLRTAPCVHDSAAFSHASSVQQAMPDVRDIPLHAKDAEENAPPNFAKNGLGKENSFTGKTTGKTEEIVPPAIPDTPLPVASDVSAPPEPYVQQNAEDVPVKLVGEAFHTYIFVQQGQDELRIIDKHAAHERMLYEKLKAQAGEPEQQMLLAPVTVTLSKEEYTAVLQNLELLAKAGFAMEDFGAGTVLVRSVPVMLQEDLSSAVAEIAGHLAENRTDVGTEKLDWLYHNIACRAAVKAGDESSPQELIHLVECLEREDVRYCPHGRPVSIVLKRKDLEHQFGRL; encoded by the coding sequence ATGCCGAAAATCAATGTACTGGATAAACACGTTGCGGAACTGATTGCCGCAGGAGAGGTGGTGGAACGCCCTGCGTCCGTCATTAAAGAGCTGACAGAGAACACCATTGACGCCGGTGCAACGGCTGTAACGGTGGAAATCAAGCATGGCGGCATCACCTTTATGCGCGTGACGGACAATGGCTGCGGCATTGCGCGGGAGGATGTACCGCTGGCTTTTTTGCGCCACGCGACCAGCAAGGTGCGCAGCCAGGCGGATTTGGCACACATCGGCACGTTGGGCTTTCGCGGTGAGGCGCTGGCCTCAATTGCGGCAGTGTCGCACATAGAACTGCTGACCCGCACGGAAAAGGAACTGGCGGGCACGCGCTACCTCATTTCCGGTGGGGAGGAGGAAACCTGCGAGGATGCCGGCTGTGCGCAGGGCACGACCCTTGTCATGCGGGATTTATTTTACAACACGCCTGCGCGCATGAAGTTTTTGAAGAAAGACGTGACAGAGGGCAACGCCATTGCGGCGGTTGTGGATCATGCCGCCTTGTCGCATCCGGAGGTTTCTTTCCGCTTCCTGCGCGATGGGAAAGAAGTGCTGCACACCCCCGGCGACGGAAAACTGAAGAACGCGGTGTTTGCGGTTTTCGGCCGCGAATTTACGCAGGGGCTGATTCCGGTATCCTACGAACTAAATGGTGTCAAGGTTTGGGGCTTTATCAGCAAGCCAGTTGCTTCCCGCCCGAACCGTAGTATGCAGAATTTCTTTTTGAACGGGCGCTATGTGAAATCCAAAACCGCCATGGTGTCGATGGAGCAGGCGTTTAAGGGCAGTCTGATGGTGGGGCGCTTTCCGGCGTGTGTGCTGCACTTGCAGGTGGATTTTTCCGCAGTGGATGTGAATGTGCATCCCAGTAAAATGGAAATCCGCTTCATGAATGAAAAGCCGGTGTTTGAGGCGGTTTACCATGGTGTGAAGACCGCTCTGCAGCAGGAAGATGCGCCTAGCGCGCTGCATCTTGCGGCACCGGCCGCAAAGCCCGCGGTTCTGCGCACGCCGGCTGCAGCAGTGGAGCAGTTGCCCCTGCGCACAGCACCCTGTGTGCACGACAGTGCGGCTTTTTCTCATGCATCGTCGGTGCAGCAGGCAATGCCTGACGTAAGGGATATTCCTTTACACGCAAAAGATGCAGAAGAGAATGCACCGCCGAATTTCGCAAAAAATGGCTTAGGAAAAGAAAATTCCTTTACAGGAAAAACAACAGGGAAAACGGAAGAAATCGTGCCGCCGGCCATACCGGACACCCCGTTGCCGGTTGCGTCGGACGTGTCCGCGCCGCCGGAACCCTATGTGCAGCAAAATGCAGAGGATGTGCCGGTGAAGCTGGTCGGCGAGGCGTTTCATACGTATATTTTTGTGCAACAGGGGCAGGATGAGCTGCGCATTATTGATAAGCACGCCGCGCATGAGCGGATGTTATATGAAAAACTGAAAGCGCAGGCCGGAGAGCCGGAGCAGCAGATGCTGCTTGCGCCGGTGACGGTGACGCTTTCAAAAGAGGAATACACCGCCGTGCTACAGAATCTGGAGTTGCTTGCCAAGGCGGGCTTTGCGATGGAGGATTTCGGCGCGGGTACGGTTTTGGTGCGTAGTGTGCCGGTCATGCTGCAGGAGGATCTTTCTTCTGCGGTTGCGGAAATTGCGGGGCATCTGGCAGAAAACCGCACGGATGTCGGGACGGAAAAATTGGACTGGCTGTACCACAACATTGCCTGCCGCGCAGCAGTGAAGGCAGGGGATGAAAGTTCCCCACAGGAGCTGATACACCTGGTGGAGTGCTTGGAGCGGGAGGATGTGCGGTACTGCCCGCACGGCCGGCCGGTTTCCATTGTGCTGAAGCGAAAGGATTTAGAGCATCAATTTGGCAGACTATAA
- a CDS encoding HD domain-containing protein: MQLEKGNLQKILEQELEGKPDSAGRGVWTVDHCKRTANLALQLRQAVGAPEELDDLLYLAGLFHDVSHDSVSRDLHEEAGAKRVCQLLAGKVETALLKQASAIIRVHDDRRQNDGRSTALHLVQDADMLDHFGTLEIWANFGYAALHGESLQNSLDFYQKASEKREHYMQLLHFDAARQELARKLAFEMQFYAYAARESAGGLTD, encoded by the coding sequence ATGCAACTTGAGAAAGGAAACCTGCAGAAAATTTTAGAGCAGGAACTGGAAGGCAAGCCGGACAGCGCCGGACGCGGGGTTTGGACGGTGGATCACTGCAAGCGTACGGCAAACCTGGCGTTGCAGCTGCGCCAGGCAGTCGGTGCGCCGGAGGAACTGGATGACTTACTCTATCTTGCAGGGCTGTTCCACGACGTTTCGCACGACAGCGTTTCTCGTGACCTGCATGAAGAAGCCGGTGCTAAGCGGGTTTGTCAGCTGCTTGCCGGAAAAGTGGAAACGGCGCTTTTAAAGCAGGCATCCGCGATTATCCGCGTGCACGATGACCGCCGGCAGAACGATGGCCGCAGCACGGCGCTTCATCTGGTGCAGGATGCGGATATGCTGGATCACTTCGGAACCTTAGAAATTTGGGCCAATTTCGGGTATGCGGCTCTGCACGGCGAAAGTTTACAGAATTCTCTGGACTTTTATCAGAAAGCGTCCGAAAAAAGAGAGCATTATATGCAGTTGCTCCACTTTGACGCAGCCCGGCAGGAGCTTGCCCGCAAATTGGCGTTTGAAATGCAGTTTTATGCGTACGCCGCACGGGAAAGTGCTGGCGGGCTGACTGATTAA